In Desulfosediminicola ganghwensis, a single window of DNA contains:
- a CDS encoding DUF4136 domain-containing protein → MRTLLVLCSIVFLLGGCSTMEVQHSTNSSEKLSSLTSFAWIDSVEDGGRVRTPKPEVDRFVRQAVERELVVKGYSRAEPDSADFLISWFGKLDEKIQHQDISHFYRSYGYGSALAAALPETVEEGSIQKSYKEGTLVIDIVDRESGNLIWRGSATDTIVRKVDEREAGMIINKAVREIMNGFPRR, encoded by the coding sequence ATGCGTACATTACTTGTTCTATGCTCCATTGTATTTCTGCTTGGTGGCTGCTCGACCATGGAGGTACAGCATTCGACAAATTCTTCTGAAAAGTTGTCATCTTTGACCAGCTTTGCCTGGATTGATTCCGTGGAAGATGGTGGCCGGGTACGTACACCGAAGCCGGAGGTCGACCGGTTCGTCCGGCAGGCTGTTGAACGGGAACTTGTGGTAAAGGGCTATAGCAGGGCTGAGCCGGATTCTGCGGATTTTCTGATTTCCTGGTTCGGCAAGTTGGATGAGAAGATTCAGCATCAGGATATCAGTCATTTCTATCGCTCCTATGGTTATGGCAGTGCACTTGCGGCGGCCTTGCCTGAAACGGTAGAAGAAGGTTCGATCCAAAAAAGTTACAAGGAAGGTACCCTGGTAATTGATATTGTTGACAGGGAATCCGGCAACCTCATATGGCGCGGCTCGGCAACCGACACCATAGTCCGGAAAGTGGATGAGCGGGAAGCAGGCATGATTATCAACAAAGCCGTTCGCGAGATCATGAATGGCTTCCCCCGCCGTTAA
- a CDS encoding cytochrome ubiquinol oxidase subunit I gives MGEIDLVMVNWARAQFALTAMYHWIFVPLTLGLSFLCAFFETLYVRTGKEEWKSITKFWMTLFGINFAIGVATGIILEFEFGTNWSNYSWMVGDIFGAPLAIEGIFAFFLEATFFAVMFFGWDRVSKRFHLFSTWMVAVGSNLSALWILVANGWMQFPTGMAFNPDTARFEMQNFWEVLFSPVAISKFTHTTSSSFIVGSMFVITISSFYLLKKRHVEMAKKSILVASVFGLISTVYVAFNGDESAYTNASTQPMKLAAYEGLWDGEQNAGIVALGLLNRDKQPGDDLEAFSFEMKIPGVLSLLANREFDSFVPGINDLVYGNEEHGIMSTAEKMERGKLAITDLKAYKDARKAMDDVAAEAALGKFNANQDFLGYGYLEKPEDVVPPVPLTFYSFHTMVFLGTLFGLIFVLNLYFSMKGTLEDKRWLQLAGVPMFFLAMIASQSGWIVAEVGRQPWAIQDLLPVHVATTNISAGNVQTTFFMFLTVFTALLIAEVTIMLKQIKKGPEGI, from the coding sequence ATGGGGGAGATTGATCTCGTCATGGTGAATTGGGCTCGGGCCCAGTTTGCGCTGACTGCAATGTATCACTGGATCTTCGTACCGCTGACGCTGGGGTTATCGTTTCTCTGCGCGTTTTTTGAAACTCTTTATGTCCGCACAGGTAAGGAAGAGTGGAAGAGCATAACCAAATTCTGGATGACCCTGTTCGGCATTAACTTTGCGATTGGTGTCGCGACCGGTATTATTCTCGAATTTGAGTTTGGCACCAACTGGTCCAATTATTCCTGGATGGTCGGTGATATCTTCGGCGCTCCGCTTGCCATTGAAGGTATCTTTGCATTCTTTTTGGAAGCGACCTTTTTTGCGGTGATGTTTTTTGGTTGGGACAGGGTCTCAAAGCGCTTTCACCTCTTTTCAACCTGGATGGTGGCAGTTGGTTCGAATCTCTCGGCGCTATGGATTCTGGTTGCCAACGGTTGGATGCAGTTTCCTACCGGCATGGCTTTTAATCCGGATACTGCCCGTTTTGAGATGCAGAACTTCTGGGAAGTGTTGTTTTCCCCTGTAGCTATTTCAAAGTTTACCCATACAACAAGTTCAAGTTTTATTGTTGGGTCGATGTTTGTGATAACCATCTCGTCATTTTACCTGCTGAAAAAACGTCATGTGGAAATGGCGAAAAAATCTATTCTTGTAGCTTCAGTATTTGGTCTGATCTCGACCGTTTATGTTGCCTTTAATGGTGATGAGTCCGCGTACACCAATGCCTCTACCCAGCCAATGAAGCTTGCGGCCTACGAAGGCCTCTGGGATGGTGAGCAGAATGCAGGCATTGTCGCTTTAGGTCTTTTAAACAGGGACAAACAACCAGGTGATGATCTTGAGGCGTTCAGTTTTGAGATGAAGATCCCCGGCGTTCTCAGCCTGCTTGCCAATCGTGAGTTTGACTCTTTTGTGCCTGGCATCAACGATCTGGTTTATGGCAATGAAGAACATGGCATAATGAGTACCGCCGAGAAAATGGAGCGCGGCAAGCTTGCTATTACTGATTTGAAGGCATACAAGGATGCCAGAAAAGCGATGGATGATGTGGCTGCCGAAGCGGCATTGGGAAAGTTCAACGCTAATCAGGACTTCCTTGGTTACGGATACCTGGAAAAGCCTGAAGACGTGGTCCCGCCGGTCCCACTGACCTTCTACTCGTTTCATACTATGGTCTTCCTAGGCACTCTCTTTGGTCTGATTTTTGTACTGAATCTCTATTTCTCCATGAAGGGAACCTTAGAGGACAAGCGTTGGCTGCAACTGGCTGGTGTGCCGATGTTCTTCCTGGCTATGATCGCGTCACAGTCTGGTTGGATTGTGGCGGAAGTTGGCCGACAGCCCTGGGCAATTCAGGACCTGTTGCCGGTGCATGTCGCTACAACCAATATCTCTGCAGGTAATGTACAGACAACGTTCTTTATGTTTCTCACTGTCTTTACTGCCCTGTTGATTGCTGAGGTTACAATTATGCTGAAACAGATCAAAAAAGGACCGGAGGGCATTTAA
- a CDS encoding ferritin-like domain-containing protein produces the protein MNVFEFAMQMEKDGEAYYRELAAKADDPGLKKIFTGLADDEVKHYEILKKMHEKAKVSKEESNILESARNIFQEMKDRGTISIGKELTQPSAYQKALKAEEESFTFYERKAEESTDPVEKKNLLTFAREERRHYKLIENIIEFVSRPEAWLENAEFARLEEY, from the coding sequence ATGAATGTCTTCGAATTTGCAATGCAGATGGAAAAGGATGGAGAGGCATATTACCGTGAACTGGCTGCAAAAGCAGATGATCCAGGTCTGAAAAAAATTTTTACCGGTTTGGCCGACGACGAAGTGAAACATTATGAGATCTTGAAAAAAATGCATGAAAAAGCAAAGGTCTCAAAAGAAGAGAGCAATATTCTGGAGTCGGCGAGAAACATTTTTCAGGAGATGAAAGATCGGGGCACAATCAGCATCGGCAAGGAGCTGACTCAGCCTTCAGCCTACCAGAAGGCGCTGAAAGCTGAAGAGGAGTCTTTTACCTTTTACGAGCGAAAGGCTGAAGAAAGTACAGACCCGGTCGAGAAGAAAAACCTGCTCACCTTTGCACGGGAAGAACGCAGGCACTATAAGCTTATCGAGAATATAATCGAGTTTGTTTCACGGCCGGAAGCATGGCTTGAGAATGCAGAGTTTGCCCGTTTAGAAGAGTATTAG
- a CDS encoding OsmC family protein, translated as MKTTIQTHWKENMAFDSKVGPHSVITDAPVEAGGGDTAASPKKLMMVSLAGCTGVDVVEILKKMRVDFEDLVITVEAELTDEVPSVYSAMHIIYEFKGQNLPEDKLKRAVELSQEKYCGVSMMYKKIMDITWEIRQA; from the coding sequence ATGAAAACGACTATTCAGACCCATTGGAAAGAGAATATGGCCTTCGACTCAAAAGTCGGGCCCCATAGTGTTATAACAGACGCTCCCGTAGAGGCTGGTGGTGGTGACACTGCAGCCAGCCCTAAAAAACTGATGATGGTGTCCCTTGCCGGATGTACCGGGGTCGATGTGGTTGAAATACTCAAGAAGATGCGAGTGGATTTCGAAGACCTGGTGATAACCGTCGAGGCAGAACTGACAGATGAGGTGCCGTCAGTCTACTCTGCCATGCATATTATTTATGAGTTCAAAGGCCAGAATCTGCCGGAGGATAAACTCAAGCGGGCCGTGGAGCTTTCCCAGGAGAAATATTGCGGGGTCTCCATGATGTATAAAAAGATCATGGATATCACCTGGGAGATCAGGCAGGCGTAA
- a CDS encoding adenine phosphoribosyltransferase, which yields MEQQTFDLTRHIRSIPDWPIEGVIFRDISSLLEDKLVFRKTIDLFVHRYFTTQIDAVVGIDARGFIIGAPLAYELNAGFIPVRKKGKLPGKTISEAYELEYGEAEIEIQPDWLNKGDKVLLIDDLIATGGTMLAAAKLLKKLGVEIIEAGAIIDLPDLGGSAKLRDAGVKVHTFCEFEGE from the coding sequence ATGGAACAGCAAACATTCGACCTGACCCGACACATCCGCTCTATTCCCGACTGGCCTATAGAAGGCGTAATTTTCCGGGACATCAGCTCTCTTCTTGAGGACAAACTGGTTTTCCGCAAAACCATAGATCTCTTTGTTCACCGTTATTTCACAACCCAAATAGACGCTGTGGTTGGAATCGATGCCCGTGGCTTTATCATCGGTGCACCGCTCGCCTATGAACTTAATGCCGGCTTCATCCCGGTACGCAAGAAAGGCAAACTCCCTGGTAAAACCATTTCGGAAGCATATGAACTTGAATATGGTGAAGCGGAAATTGAAATTCAGCCTGACTGGCTGAACAAAGGCGACAAGGTACTGCTTATCGATGACCTGATCGCCACCGGCGGCACCATGCTCGCTGCCGCCAAACTGCTAAAAAAACTCGGTGTGGAAATCATTGAGGCTGGTGCCATTATCGACCTGCCTGATCTTGGCGGCAGTGCCAAACTCAGGGACGCAGGAGTAAAAGTACATACGTTCTGTGAATTTGAGGGGGAATAG
- a CDS encoding DUF4492 domain-containing protein — protein sequence MSKRETDRLEAVDLEKLEVEKVLEYPGRVYRFYRDGFMGMTLGKTLWKIIIIKLVVMFAVLKLFFFPNYLKTNFTTDQDRADYVIDRITIPAKVQ from the coding sequence TTGAGCAAAAGAGAAACAGATAGGCTGGAAGCAGTTGATTTAGAGAAGCTGGAGGTCGAAAAAGTGCTGGAATATCCTGGGCGGGTTTACAGGTTTTATAGAGATGGTTTCATGGGCATGACCCTTGGAAAGACGTTATGGAAAATTATAATCATCAAGCTGGTGGTGATGTTTGCTGTACTCAAGCTGTTCTTTTTCCCAAACTATCTCAAAACAAATTTTACAACAGATCAAGATCGGGCAGATTACGTAATTGATAGAATTACTATCCCGGCAAAAGTTCAATAA
- a CDS encoding porin, translating into MRKAIWTGYVSSALLVLGMATTGYANGDSPMSELDELRRIIERQQAQLDNQAMEINKLKERYGEDLDNPVWVKSTKADVNVELYGQVNRAILWADNDDVSETYFVDNDNSSSRMGLKAEVFLPEENKVGAKIEYEFQSNASNNVSQFDTYDASTDLTLRHADLYWENKQYGKLYLGRSSTSTDGIAEIDLSGTSVVGYSDVQAIAGGVYFSDGTSVDEDNDPRVKSVYANFDGGRQDRIRYDTPHWHGLYLSGSAFSGDGYDAGIWYSRDYDGTKVAAGFGWLKSGDTGDTGNLLTSYDEQYAGSASILFDFGFNVTLAYGTRDFDGGGDDADFYYGKLGYKTDIFDFGKTAFAVDYGYNEDVNGTIAGDEASTWALMAVQNVPAWSTEFYLMFRQYDLDTDAEDYENVNTVFTGARLKF; encoded by the coding sequence CTGCATTACTGGTACTGGGGATGGCGACCACCGGGTACGCCAATGGTGATTCGCCGATGAGTGAGCTTGATGAACTGCGCAGGATTATTGAGCGCCAGCAGGCCCAGCTGGACAATCAGGCCATGGAGATCAATAAACTGAAAGAAAGGTACGGTGAAGATCTCGACAACCCGGTTTGGGTCAAATCGACCAAAGCCGATGTCAACGTAGAGCTGTATGGCCAGGTAAACCGGGCCATACTGTGGGCAGACAATGATGATGTCAGTGAGACCTATTTTGTCGATAACGATAACTCTTCATCCCGCATGGGCTTAAAGGCCGAAGTTTTTCTACCGGAAGAAAACAAGGTTGGCGCCAAGATTGAGTATGAATTCCAATCCAATGCCTCAAACAACGTAAGCCAGTTTGACACCTACGATGCCAGTACAGATCTTACCTTGCGCCACGCAGATCTGTACTGGGAAAATAAACAATACGGAAAGCTCTATCTGGGCCGCAGCTCCACTTCAACTGATGGTATTGCAGAGATTGATCTTTCCGGCACTTCTGTTGTCGGTTATTCGGATGTCCAGGCCATCGCAGGCGGTGTCTACTTCTCGGACGGTACTTCTGTAGATGAGGATAATGATCCCCGTGTGAAGTCGGTTTATGCCAACTTTGATGGCGGCCGCCAGGACAGGATTCGCTACGATACTCCCCATTGGCATGGTCTTTACCTGAGCGGTTCCGCTTTTTCGGGCGACGGTTATGATGCCGGTATCTGGTACTCAAGAGATTATGACGGCACCAAGGTGGCAGCAGGATTCGGTTGGTTGAAATCCGGTGATACCGGTGATACAGGTAATCTTCTCACCAGCTATGATGAGCAATATGCTGGTTCAGCCTCCATACTGTTTGACTTTGGTTTTAACGTGACCCTGGCGTACGGGACCCGTGATTTTGATGGGGGTGGTGACGATGCCGATTTCTATTATGGCAAGCTCGGTTACAAGACCGATATCTTCGATTTTGGCAAGACCGCCTTCGCGGTCGATTATGGGTATAACGAGGATGTTAATGGCACTATAGCTGGTGACGAGGCATCTACCTGGGCACTCATGGCAGTTCAGAATGTGCCGGCATGGTCAACAGAATTTTACCTGATGTTCAGGCAGTATGATCTCGACACAGATGCCGAAGATTATGAAAACGTTAACACTGTATTTACTGGTGCGAGGTTGAAATTCTAA
- a CDS encoding LeuA family protein — MLQKCNIIDTTLREGEQTPGVMFSINEKKRILSELAQLGVDEAELGIASELTLCLPELISHCQDELPGLSYSVWSRCKIEDIRLAAEIGADIISLSIPASDLHLQDKLGKDRTWALDTITSSIALARSLGMRVAVGFEDATRANRIFLTQLAQQAESAGAFRIRLADTIGSASPTTVRSLVEELRAALCAIEIGVHTHNDFGMATANAIAAAEAGADWLDVTVLGLGERCGCARLEEVAGYLELTGWQNRFDLARLRPLAEFVAELMALQIDPHRPLLGKDIFTCETGLHLMGLQKNPKTYEPFAPERVGGSRKLLYGAKSGSHALAHELENRGYSHLGPDAIAEQLQQVRGLAQKLGRPLTMQEFESMIS, encoded by the coding sequence ATGCTACAAAAGTGTAATATCATAGACACAACATTACGAGAAGGTGAACAGACGCCTGGCGTCATGTTCTCTATCAACGAGAAAAAACGAATTTTATCCGAGCTCGCACAACTCGGTGTGGACGAAGCGGAGCTGGGGATAGCCTCTGAACTTACTCTATGCTTACCGGAGCTCATCAGTCACTGCCAAGATGAGTTACCCGGCTTGAGCTATTCTGTATGGAGTCGATGCAAGATAGAAGATATCAGGCTGGCCGCAGAAATAGGTGCTGATATAATCTCACTTTCCATACCCGCCTCCGATCTCCACCTGCAAGACAAACTGGGCAAAGACAGGACATGGGCGCTCGATACCATAACCAGCAGCATTGCACTGGCCAGGTCACTGGGGATGAGAGTTGCTGTGGGTTTTGAAGACGCCACCAGAGCAAACAGGATTTTTCTCACCCAGCTTGCTCAACAGGCTGAGAGCGCCGGCGCTTTCAGGATCAGGCTGGCCGACACCATCGGCAGTGCATCACCAACCACTGTACGAAGTCTTGTAGAAGAATTACGGGCAGCACTCTGCGCCATTGAGATCGGGGTACATACCCACAATGATTTCGGCATGGCAACAGCCAATGCCATCGCCGCGGCGGAAGCTGGTGCCGACTGGCTTGATGTTACAGTGTTAGGGCTGGGGGAACGATGCGGCTGTGCCCGGCTGGAAGAGGTGGCCGGATATCTGGAATTAACTGGTTGGCAAAACAGGTTTGACCTGGCCAGGCTACGACCGCTGGCAGAGTTTGTGGCTGAGCTGATGGCCCTCCAGATCGATCCCCACCGCCCGTTACTCGGCAAGGACATCTTTACCTGTGAAACGGGATTGCATCTCATGGGACTGCAAAAAAACCCAAAGACCTATGAACCATTCGCGCCGGAAAGGGTCGGTGGCAGCAGAAAACTCCTGTACGGTGCAAAAAGCGGGAGCCACGCCCTGGCACACGAGCTGGAGAATCGTGGCTACTCACACCTCGGTCCGGATGCGATTGCCGAACAACTCCAACAGGTGCGCGGCCTTGCCCAGAAGCTGGGCAGACCCCTCACCATGCAGGAGTTTGAATCCATGATCTCCTGA